From the genome of Chiloscyllium plagiosum isolate BGI_BamShark_2017 chromosome 13, ASM401019v2, whole genome shotgun sequence:
tgaggaaaggctgagggaactgaggctgttttcattagagagaaggttgagaggtgacttagttgagacatataagataatcagagggttagattgggtggacaatgagagcctttttcctcagatgctgatggctatcacgaggggacatagctttaaattgaaggctgatagatataggacagatgtcagaggtaggttctgtaCTCTGAAAGTAGaggggcgtggaacgcattgcctgcaacagtaatagacccaccaacattaggggcatttaaatagtcattggataaacatatgaatgaaaatggaatagtgtgggttagatgggcttcagattggttccacaggttggtgcaacttcgagggccaaagggcctgtactgcgctgtaatgttctgtgttctattttctAGATGCAGGAGAACCTCTGTCTGACCTGGAAagtctggatggaggtgagggtggttggtgtaccagcaggttttgcatcttttctggttgctgGGGACGGTACCTTGAGGGTTGAGGTATTTGGTGGGGACAGTGGACCGAACCAAGGACTGTGGAAAGGagtggtccttgcggaaggcagagtggagaggggaagatgttcttggtggtggtgtctcattggagttggcggaagtgtttgaggatgatatgTTGGATGCGGAGACCagtgaggtggtaggtgaggacaagagaTCTCTGTCTTTTATTGCATTTAACCGtgtggggggtgggtggagggcggtgtttagagcagtggaatggggaatggaggaagTGGGGTATAGGACTATCTGGATGACAGAGGaaggaaaagcatgttgtttgAAATCGGTGGATGACTGGGATGCTcaggagtggaatgtctccttgttaGAGAAGATATGGCAGAGATGGaggagttgggagaatgggatggagttcttgcaggatactgggtatTCCAGGTAGTTAGTGCTGACACTAAGAGGCATGCTCATTAACTGCGATATTTCTCAAACTGTGTATTAATAAATAGTTACAAAAATCAATCAATGATATAATTTTAACTAAGTGGAATATTGGGCAAAAGAAGTAAACTACTAAACAAGGTggaacttttattttaattttgatcaGCTAAATGTTATACAGTCGGGGTCATAGGGTCAAGGAGATCAACAGCTCGGAGAAAGTGCCTTCGGTTTCTCTGGAACACTGCAGTGGGTCAAGGGCAGAGATGTCAGTGTGGGAGGAAGGTTGTAGGGTGATGAGGACAGGCCACTACAAGCTGATGGTGTTGTTTATGATGAAAATGGAGGTTCCATGTACCACTCCCCAATGTGCATCTGACACCCACAATTTTGTATATTTGGATAttgctttgtgtttttttcttagGCTTAttactaattttatttttatttaatgcaTTGTTTCTTTTTAACATGTATTTTTCCTATTCACTTTCAGATCATGAATGAAGTATTACCAGTAATGACTTACACTTACTTGGCAGTGTCAGTACCTGTCTTCCTGCTCACagattatttaaaatataaaccagTTATAGTTTGTCACTGTGTTGCCTCAGCTATTGGTATGAGTTTAACCACCTTTGGACAACATGTTTCGGTCATGCAGCTTTCATTAGTTTGCTATGGTATAACGACTGCTACTGCTGTCGCTTGTTTCTCTTACATTTACAATGTTGTGAGTTTGGAGCACTATCAGAAAGTGACAAGTTACTATCAGAGTGTCACATTGATTGGATGCACCTTTGGTTCAGTACTGGCGCAAGTCCTGGTTACTGTTTGGAGTGTCTCTTATTTCTGTTTGAACATTATCTCGCTGGTTTCTGTGTCTGTAGCCCTCCTTTTTTCTATTTTCCTGCCAATGCCCAAGAGAAGCATGTTCTTCCACAAGATAGAGAAATCTGAAACCATCCAAAATCCACCATTACCTGAAGCTGTTAGTCCAGTGTCTGATAGCACCAGTTCTGCAAATAACATGGAAACACGGACACTCTCACATCCGCCTGTGACGTTGGATGGAGAGGTACAGAAACAAGATGCTGATGGTCTGATGAAGGGAAAAGGTCATCACAGTGTAAAAGATGTCTTTGTCCAACTGTGGTCTGATTTCAAAGCTTGTTACACTTCTCCACAACTCCTCTGCTGGTCCATTTGGTGGGCATTAGCCACTGCTGGCTATCTTCTAATCGTGTACTACATGCAGGTGCTATGGAATCACATTGAGCCATTCCAGAATGCCAGGCTGTATAATGGTGGAGCAGAGGCTATGTCAAACATTGTAGGTAAGTAGAACATTAATCATCCTGGTCCTCATTAAAGTAACCAGCTATTAACACCTCTTCATTACAGCAAAAGGAAAGATGTTACAAGAGTGGCTAAGGTGATGGAAGATATGAAAGTGTATTCATTTGCTGGTGTACACAGGAGATGGAAGGGTGTCTTGAGGTAACACCAAACTAGAGATAACTGATCCATTCAGGTACCAGCCAAACGGTGGGCCCTTTTGAGCAGCTTATGATgtgaaatgagctgaaaatgagttgctggaaaagcgcagcaggccaggcaacatccaaggagcaggagaatcgacgtttcaggcatgagcccttcttcaggaatggctcattcctgaagaagggctcatgtccgaaacgtcgattctcctgctccttggatgctgcctgacctgctgcgctttttcagcaacacattttcagttctgatctccagcatctgcagtcctcactttctcctatgatgtGAAATGAGTCAACTTTTTGGAGCAAATCAGAAGAGTAGCAGGAAAGGGAACAGATTAAAATCCGAATACTCCGTGGAGCAAATAGAGGGTTTACTGGTATGTTTTAGATGGAAGCAAAATGTTCAGATAAAGCAATGGCTTATCTTTcagtcattttactgtttgtaaaATTATTCAAAGAATAAAATTAAGTCCAATGACATCTGAAGCTGTGTCAAGATTTGAGGGGATCAAAGGGGTCTTGACCTGCTTGTTTCTGAGCTCTCACTCCTGTTTCTCTGAAGTTCCATGTGATTTGACTCATGCCTTCAGCAGAATATTTGTACCAGATGGGGCAATATTGACGTTAACTCACAGAAGAATTAGATGTTGGTAACgtgatgagaaatgttcaatgGAAATGTGATACAGTTGTTAGTATATACATACACCATAGTCACAGGCTGATAGCCAGCAGCACACTCCCATTGGCATGCATGCTTTCAGTGGTGCCAGTGAAGACGGGGTCTGCCAGCTTTAAACCCTTAGGTCACATGCTGTGATACAGTGAcattggcagcacggtggctcagtggttagcactgctgcctcacagcaccagtgacccgggtttgattccagccttgggtgactgtctgtgtggagtttgcacattctccctgtgtctgtgtgggtttcctcccacaatccaaagatgtgcaggttaggttggattggccgtgctaaattgccacatagtgtccagggatatgcaggttaggtgcattagtcaggggtaaatatagggtatggtctggatgggttactctttggaggattggtatggacttgttgggccaattggcctatttccacacagtatGGAATCTATGATGATATTATGGACGAGTCATAGAGCTCCACAGcatgggaagaggccatttggccaaacttGCCTATGCTGCCCAatgttcacaatttaaactagttcTAGTGGCAGAGTAGGATGCTCCACTCGGAGCTCCTCTCTCACAgactccttttccttttccttattTTTTGTCTCCTCTTTGTAGATTTTTTTCTCCCCCTCCCAACTTTCGACAGCCCTGCCCACCTGGGAGCACGGGCCAGGGATCGCGGTGGGAGCGGTGGAATGCGTGCAGCCCAGGCCCGGCTGGACGTGTTGCTGAGTGAGTCCTGGCCAGAGGCAGCATGGTCTCCTGCTCTGGGGCTGGATGGCACGGACTCACAGTGGAGAGGGGCTGAACTTCAGGACTTTATGGTCACTTTTattctcattctggactttttaaactttgttcccATGCTCCCCTTTTTTTATTCTGTAACAACGCTTAAaatatctgtacctaggtacccagTACCCAAGGTAGTGCCAAGaggtgacattacaaacttttaaCTGCACCCAGTTCAAGTGACAATAAagactattctattctattctattctatttattCTAGTCCTAATACCTATAGTCTCTTAAATAACTGTGTGAGGTAACACAACAcactcctttttttaaagaaagaaatccaAAATGGATAAACATCAACTGATATTGTCAATGTGATAGTTATACAAACACGATTAATAATTCAAACTTCAATGTAACCCTTTGGAAGCTCAACATCCTATCCTGATCTCTCTGCTTGTTGCTGTCACTCAACATCATTCACAAACATTGTCTGAGTTTCTCCTCACTCTTCGCTGTACAATTGGCAAGTTATAttcggagtcgaaaagtgtggcactggaaaagcacagcaggtcagacagcatctgaggagcaggagagtggacgttTCGGtcttaagtccttcatcaggactgggagggaggaggagaactccaaggcaggcatccttttccagtcctcactttctccaggttatATTCTGGCCTGAGCTGGTTTCTGTTCCTTTGCAGTGTAGTACCATGAGCAGAAATGACTTCATACGATCTCGGtgaaggtgggtactgcagatgctggagattagagtcaagattagagtggtgctggaaaagcactgcaagtcaggcagcatccgaagaacaggaaaatcaatatttcctgcccctctgatgctgcctgacctgctgtgctttcccagcaccacactaatcttgacttcaTACGATCTAGTCTGGTTATGTTTTTCAGAAATCCACATTGGCAACCAAGCATTTGTACCTGATTGGATTGGTTCCATCTCTTCGtttctgaatgaaacacaaattccatacacaaacaaaaacagaaattgctggaaaagctcagcaggtctgatagtatctgtggagagaaatcagagttaacattcgggtccggtgacctttcctcagaacctttCCTTCAACCGCATATGCTGTTGTGGGCCAAGCTCAATCTGTTTAGATCTGTTTCAGCTGTGATTTATCTTTTATAATGATTTAGGATTGTTATTGGAACACAACACATTCTAATGATGCTGGTATCTATTGATAATGACACTGACTGATTGATACTGGTAAGTTGCATTGCCTTACTGACCACATGAGTCCCACAACCGTCAAATAAGACATGGAGGAATAGCTGGAGACCTCAGGTCGGGAATGGGGAGGTTGGGGAGAGGGCAGGCAGTGGGGGTAGGGATCAGGTATCAGAGCCAGCATCACCAGGTTGGCTCTGATGGTATGAttgagagggtggggtggggaggggggtgacaCCAGCTTTGGGACCACAGGGGCTGGGGAtgctggggttggtggggagcaggGGGTGCGCCAGGCTCTGGGAGTGTCAGGTTAGGGATTGGAATCACATCAGGGTGGCATTGGGTCCTGAGAGGGTGGGTGAGGGTGTCAGATCCTGGGGTGTCTTGTCAAGATCGGGGGTAGGTGTAGCTGAATACAGGGTCTGATTAACAATTTCACTGAGCgggttattatatatttaataaTATTTCCTGAGTAACTCTTAATTTCATGGGAACCAGCCAAAGACATTGTTTTACAGATGATTTCAAAGGGCTCCAGAGTGTAGGGCATTTGCCTTGTCGAGTCCTCAGTTTCCCTTTGGAGTCTGATTAAATAAGGATGCTGCAGGGTCCCCATGCACAACTCCCACCAATAGGGAATAGTTAGACTACAACGCCAGTGATTATGACAAACAATCCACTGTTAGTTAAAA
Proteins encoded in this window:
- the LOC122556235 gene encoding thiamine transporter 2-like isoform X2, with product MWCCTGAGCWNGTESKQWISTPLLLCVIGFFSMMRPIDSFLVAYVTGPDKNFTVEQIMNEVLPVMTYTYLAVSVPVFLLTDYLKYKPVIVCHCVASAIGMSLTTFGQHVSVMQLSLVCYGITTATAVACFSYIYNVVSLEHYQKVTSYYQSVTLIGCTFGSVLAQVLVTVWSVSYFCLNIISLVSVSVALLFSIFLPMPKRSMFFHKIEKSETIQNPPLPEAVSPVSDSTSSANNMETRTLSHPPVTLDGEVQKQDADGLMKGKGHHSVKDVFVQLWSDFKACYTSPQLLCWSIWWALATAGYLLIVYYMQVLWNHIEPFQNARLYNGGAEAMSNIVGASTSFVIGHVKVNWTMWGELILGIFSAVNSGILYTMALSNHIWVCYAGYVLFKGSYMLLNTVAMFQIAANLEMGHHALVFGINSTVALILQTILTIVVIDSRGLALDIITQVLIWGSYFAAIAGLFLIRGIYTLFTNRRAQIVSTNTSLSRNEREITAL
- the LOC122556235 gene encoding thiamine transporter 2-like isoform X3, with the translated sequence MMRPIDSFLVAYVTGPDKNFTVEQIMNEVLPVMTYTYLAVSVPVFLLTDYLKYKPVIVCHCVASAIGMSLTTFGQHVSVMQLSLVCYGITTATAVACFSYIYNVVSLEHYQKVTSYYQSVTLIGCTFGSVLAQVLVTVWSVSYFCLNIISLVSVSVALLFSIFLPMPKRSMFFHKIEKSETIQNPPLPEAVSPVSDSTSSANNMETRTLSHPPVTLDGEVQKQDADGLMKGKGHHSVKDVFVQLWSDFKACYTSPQLLCWSIWWALATAGYLLIVYYMQVLWNHIEPFQNARLYNGGAEAMSNIVGASTSFVIGHVKVNWTMWGELILGIFSAVNSGILYTMALSNHIWVCYAGYVLFKGSYMLLNTVAMFQIAANLEMGHHALVFGINSTVALILQTILTIVVIDSRGLALDIITQVLIWGSYFAAIAGLFLIRGIYTLFTNRRAQIVSTNTSLSRNEREITAL
- the LOC122556235 gene encoding thiamine transporter 2-like isoform X1, with product MSSGCTGAGCWNGTESKQWISTPLLLCVIGFFSMMRPIDSFLVAYVTGPDKNFTVEQIMNEVLPVMTYTYLAVSVPVFLLTDYLKYKPVIVCHCVASAIGMSLTTFGQHVSVMQLSLVCYGITTATAVACFSYIYNVVSLEHYQKVTSYYQSVTLIGCTFGSVLAQVLVTVWSVSYFCLNIISLVSVSVALLFSIFLPMPKRSMFFHKIEKSETIQNPPLPEAVSPVSDSTSSANNMETRTLSHPPVTLDGEVQKQDADGLMKGKGHHSVKDVFVQLWSDFKACYTSPQLLCWSIWWALATAGYLLIVYYMQVLWNHIEPFQNARLYNGGAEAMSNIVGASTSFVIGHVKVNWTMWGELILGIFSAVNSGILYTMALSNHIWVCYAGYVLFKGSYMLLNTVAMFQIAANLEMGHHALVFGINSTVALILQTILTIVVIDSRGLALDIITQVLIWGSYFAAIAGLFLIRGIYTLFTNRRAQIVSTNTSLSRNEREITAL